TGCCGTTGGTGTCATTAAACAAATGAATATAGTAGTTCCATTATCCTCACTTTTAATCGTTTATTTTATTTATTATATTTTCGAAAAGAACATTAATTTCAAAGCGTATGCGATTAAGTATTTAAATGGTTTTACATTAAGAAAAATAATTTTCGAAAATTTTTCAAAGAAATGCACGTATTGGGTAACGTTAATCATAACTCAAATTCTTTTAACTACAAGTGTACTTTGGATATTAAATTACACGGGTAATTTAGATTTATTCATATTAAGAATAGTTCTGCTTTCATGTCTTTTCATTTTAACGATTAGTGTTATTAATTTATGGACTTTCTTAATGTTACTAAATTTAAATATTGCAAATATGATTAAAGGTAAGCAGCACTTTAAAACAATTCGTTTTATTAATACAGTTTGTAAAAGTATTCTCTTAGTACTAATAGCTAATGTAATGATAGAAAATACTAGTGTTATTAAAGATTTGAATAAAATAAAAGAAACTGAGAAATATTGGAATGTATTAGATGATTATTACACGATTGAATTTGCACCTTATCACGAAACAAAACAAAGTTTGATTGATAATATGGTGCGATCAGAACAATTAGTAAAGGCTAGTGAAGCAGAAAATAATGCGATTTTATTCAAACCAAAGGGTGACTCCGTTGACAATGACAACTTTTCGCCTGATGAGGGGAATGTAATATTAGTAAATAATCAGTTCTGGTCGATTTATTACAAGCAGTTTCAACCTGATATTCCGATAAAAAATCAAAAAAATAATGTCGAAGTAATTATTCCACAAAAGTTTCATGCAATGCGTAATGAAATCAATCAAGCATATCATTCATGGTTTGAATTTGTACAAAATAAAAATAATAAAGAGAATAAGTTATCTATACAGTTTATCAACAAAAATGATTGTCGAATTTTTTCATTTGATGCACGAGATAGTCGCCATTTGTCATTTATAGAGGCGCCAATCATTGTGAATGTTCAGGCATCAGATTTATCGAATGATTTTTATTATGCCATGATCAGTCAAGGCGGGTATTTATTCAAAAATTATGACGCGCTAGTAAAAAATATTGAAAAGTATCATCTTGATGGGGAAATCAGTGGAATAACCAATTATAAAGATAGCGTGATGGAAATGTATCATGAAAACAATTTGAAATTAACAGTACTCAACTTTTCACAAATCATTATCGCAATCATTTTAATAATTATTATTTTATTTGATGTGAAATATTATTTTGAACAGCATCGAAAATTACTCGTAATCAAAAAGCTATATGGTTATTCAACATTAAGAGCCAATTACCAATACTTATTAATAAATAATATAGTTGTTATTTTTATTGGAATATTGACGAATGTAATTTTACATTCTCACTATATAATGATGTTATTTGCAACGATTCTTGTCGTTCAAATATTATTGCAGATTTGCAGCCTATACTATCATGGCCGACGTTTTAATGAAGTTATCAAGGAGTTTTAACTATGAAATTTATCATTGCAATATTATTAGGATTAATATTATCCATTACTATTGCTTTTACAATCATACATCATCCTATACTTGATCGTTTTAATCCTTTCTTAAAAACGGAGTATAGTTATGCCAAAGTGCCAAAAGGTACGCAACAATATGTTAATATTACGGCTTATAGTGAAAGAGGGGAAAAGCTTGATTATAAATTAACATTTAATGGATTTTCACCTAGTAGAACGTATGTCGAAATAAAGCATAAAGGGCAATATGTCATATCGATCACATATGTTGAAAAAGAGGATACACCAAAAGAGGTAAGACAAGAATGATAGAATTAAAAGATTTAACCATACAAAAAGGTAATACACATATTTTGAAGAAACTTAATTTGAAATTTCAATGTGGAAAATCATATGCACTTATTGGTAAAAGTGGATGCGGTAAATCTACATTATTAAATACTATTGCTGGACTTGAAAAAACAGGAAAACAATATGTCTATTTTAATGGTCAATTAGAACAATTTAAATCTAATTTTTACAGAGATAAATTAGGATATTTATTTCAAAATTATGGATTAATCGATAATTTGACAGTAAATGAAAATTTAGATATTGGATTAGCATATAAAAAAATAAGTAAGAAAGAAAAAGAACAAATAAAGATACGTTATATAGAACAGTTTGGTCTGTCAAACAGTTTAAAAAGAAAAGTTCATACGCTAAGTGGAGGTGAACAACAACGTGTCGCTTTAATTAGAATGATGTTAAAAGATCCGATTGTTATGTTAGCTGATGAACCAACGGGTGCGTTAGATCCTAAAACAGGACAGATGATTATTCAATCATTATTTGGTTTGGTCGATGAAAATAAAGTGCTGATTTTAGCAACACATGATATGGCTATTGCAAATCAATGTGACGAAATAATAGATTTAGAACAGTATAGAAAAGTAGCATCTATGTGATATCCAAAAGATAAAATTAAAAGCCAATCAATGGGAAATGTTGACTTCAACACTCCGTTTGATTGGCTTTTATACTGTGTTACTAAGTTATGAAAGTAACAACGGCAAACTGAAAAAAAGCAATATAATAATATTTAATACGATTAGTAATAAATGTAATTGATTTTTCGTTTTAATATAGCAAAAAACAATGACTAAAGATAACAACAATATCATGATTGCACCTGGGAAGAACCATAATGCTGAAGCTGTGTACCAAATCATTGGTAACGCCATAATAATAAAAGATATAAGACAAGAAAGGATACCAATAATATTATAAGTTCTAGTCAAAATTACACCTCCAATTTTCACTTTAAAATGACATGCGTAAAACAATCATTTTAAATACATTATACAATAAAATTAAATTGTGCGGTAGAAGAATTTGAAATTAAATTGAATTGTTTTTGGTAGTTGGTATATTTATAACACTCTGCAAAAGAATGTAGCAAAATTAGATAAATTAGATTATTTAAAATTATGCGTGATATTATTATTTTTATCATGCAAATAATTATAATAACAATATTTAATTATTGTATTTACAGTTGATTAATAGCGTTGTGAAGTATAAAATTATTTTGTAAAACAATTTTGTTATTAAGAGGTGCGCTATGGAAAAGGGGATTTTCAATTACGATAATGCGAATGTATTAAAATTAGATACTAATCAGTTAAATGAAAACATAAAAGTCATTGACGATATATTTAAAAATTATGAGCAGATAGAGCCAACTATAGAAGTCGAAAATGGAAATACAAAATTAAAATTAAATGGATATTTTATTGCGTCAATTATAAGCCCATTAAATTTAAATAAACTTAATAATTTATATGTTGAAGAAGAATTTTATCATACATATAACGAATTAATTGTTAAATATACTGAGGTAAAGGAATAATTATAATGAAAAAAATATTTATGATGGTACATGAGTTAGATGTGAATAAAGGTGGTATGACCTCTTCGATGTTCAATAGAAGTAAAGAGTTTTATGATGCGGACATACCTGCTGATATTGTTACTTTCGATTACAAAGGAAACTATGATGAAATTATTAAAGCTTTGAAAAAACAAGGTAAAATGGATCGAAGAACGAAAATGTATAATGTATTTGAGTATTTTAAACAAATTTCAAATAATAAACATTTTAAGTCTAATAAATTGTTATATAAACATATTTCAGAAAGACTAAAAAATACGATTGAAATTGAAGAGAGTAAAGGTATTTCAAGATATTTTGATATAACGACTGGTACATATATTGCCTACATTAGAAAAAGTAAATCTGAAAAAGTGATTGATTTCTTTAAAGATAATAAACGAATTGAACGGTTTAGTTTTATAGATAATAAAGTGCATATGAAGGAAACATTTAATGTAGATAATAAAGTTTGTTATCAAGTATTTTATGATGAAAAGGGATACCCATATATTTCAAGGAATATTAATGCTAATAATGGTGCTGTAGGTAAAACTTATGTGTTAGTTAATAAAAAAGAATTTAAAAACAATTTAGCACTGTGTGTTTACTATTTAGAAAAACTAATAAAAGATTCTAAAGATAGTATTATGATTTGTGATGGACCAGGGAGTTTTCCAAAAATGTTTAATACAAATCATAAAAATGCTCAGAAATATGGCGTTATTCATGTTAATCATCATGAAAATTTCGATGATACGGGTGCATTTAAAAAAAGTGAGAAATATATTATTGAGAATGCGAATAAAATTAACGGTGTAATTGTATTAACAGAGGCACAAAGATTAGATATTCTTAATCAATTTGATGTAGAAAATATTTTCACTATTAGCAATTTTGTTAAGATACATAATGCTCCAAAACATTTTCAAACTGAAAAAATCGTAGGTCATATTTCTAGAATGGTACCAACGAAGCGAATTGATTTGCTTATTGAAGTGGCTGAGTTAGTCGTAAAAAAAGATAATGCTGTTAAATTTCATATATATGGAGAAGGATCTGTCAAAGATAAAATAGCTAAAATGATTGAAGATAAAAATTTAGAAAGAAATGTTTTTCTTAAAGGATATACAACAACTCCACAAAAATGCTTGGAAGATTTTAAATTAGTCGTTTCTACATCTCAATATGAAGGTCAAGGGTTAAGTATGATAGAAGCAATGATTTCTAAAAGGCCTGTTGTTGCCTTTGACATCAAATACGGACCAAGTGATTTTATAGAAGATAATAAAAATGGTTATTTAATAGAAAACCATAATATTAACGACATGGCTGATAAAATACTTCAGCTTGTTAATAATGATGTATTAGCAGCGGAGTTTGGTTCGAAAGCGAGAGAAAACATTATAGAAAAATATTCAACGGA
The genomic region above belongs to Staphylococcus aureus and contains:
- a CDS encoding bacteriocin-associated integral membrane family protein, yielding MKWFKLILDVTIFILIAILLFVYTYKENEEILPDTKYPIAVTDWNKKYSKNEIYKRIDQFAKNENVAIYKSTSNYTNKNVDKDIYVFNKSKAATITPFNAKYNIHYLSDDEVLKKDIKGSYFVKDKNFDVSKFINFLKEYGVTAESYKIDHMMIAVGVIKQMNIVVPLSSLLIVYFIYYIFEKNINFKAYAIKYLNGFTLRKIIFENFSKKCTYWVTLIITQILLTTSVLWILNYTGNLDLFILRIVLLSCLFILTISVINLWTFLMLLNLNIANMIKGKQHFKTIRFINTVCKSILLVLIANVMIENTSVIKDLNKIKETEKYWNVLDDYYTIEFAPYHETKQSLIDNMVRSEQLVKASEAENNAILFKPKGDSVDNDNFSPDEGNVILVNNQFWSIYYKQFQPDIPIKNQKNNVEVIIPQKFHAMRNEINQAYHSWFEFVQNKNNKENKLSIQFINKNDCRIFSFDARDSRHLSFIEAPIIVNVQASDLSNDFYYAMISQGGYLFKNYDALVKNIEKYHLDGEISGITNYKDSVMEMYHENNLKLTVLNFSQIIIAIILIIIILFDVKYYFEQHRKLLVIKKLYGYSTLRANYQYLLINNIVVIFIGILTNVILHSHYIMMLFATILVVQILLQICSLYYHGRRFNEVIKEF
- a CDS encoding YxeA family protein gives rise to the protein MKFIIAILLGLILSITIAFTIIHHPILDRFNPFLKTEYSYAKVPKGTQQYVNITAYSERGEKLDYKLTFNGFSPSRTYVEIKHKGQYVISITYVEKEDTPKEVRQE
- a CDS encoding ABC transporter ATP-binding protein, with protein sequence MIELKDLTIQKGNTHILKKLNLKFQCGKSYALIGKSGCGKSTLLNTIAGLEKTGKQYVYFNGQLEQFKSNFYRDKLGYLFQNYGLIDNLTVNENLDIGLAYKKISKKEKEQIKIRYIEQFGLSNSLKRKVHTLSGGEQQRVALIRMMLKDPIVMLADEPTGALDPKTGQMIIQSLFGLVDENKVLILATHDMAIANQCDEIIDLEQYRKVASM
- a CDS encoding glycosyltransferase, with product MKKIFMMVHELDVNKGGMTSSMFNRSKEFYDADIPADIVTFDYKGNYDEIIKALKKQGKMDRRTKMYNVFEYFKQISNNKHFKSNKLLYKHISERLKNTIEIEESKGISRYFDITTGTYIAYIRKSKSEKVIDFFKDNKRIERFSFIDNKVHMKETFNVDNKVCYQVFYDEKGYPYISRNINANNGAVGKTYVLVNKKEFKNNLALCVYYLEKLIKDSKDSIMICDGPGSFPKMFNTNHKNAQKYGVIHVNHHENFDDTGAFKKSEKYIIENANKINGVIVLTEAQRLDILNQFDVENIFTISNFVKIHNAPKHFQTEKIVGHISRMVPTKRIDLLIEVAELVVKKDNAVKFHIYGEGSVKDKIAKMIEDKNLERNVFLKGYTTTPQKCLEDFKLVVSTSQYEGQGLSMIEAMISKRPVVAFDIKYGPSDFIEDNKNGYLIENHNINDMADKILQLVNNDVLAAEFGSKARENIIEKYSTESILEKWLNLFNS